The DNA sequence TACATTAGTGAGCCTAAACCCTTTGGTGTTGAGGGTTTTGTTACTGGCGACAAATTCCTCCCAGGTCAGTTGTTCTGCATATTCCATCGCAGCGTCGGAGCCCCGAAAAATGCCACTCATTTGTTGTGCAGAAAGGGAAGTACAAAGTAATGTCACGAAGGCGAATGATAAAAGGCGATAAGGCATAGTAAGGTAAAGGATAGTTTATGTTGCAATGACGTTCACCAAGGTCTGATTATTGTATGACTTTTTGTTATCCAAATAGAAATATCCGGACAATGACCGCAGCTTTTTAGTAATATTGGCAAATGAAGGAACTTGTCTACAATGGTATTGACCATTTACTGAAAGCAGATTTGTCGCTCACTAAATCATCCCGTTGGGGTTTAGTCACCAATGATGCAGCACTCACTTTGGAAGGCGAGCCTACCAGAACCGCTTTGCTGAAGCAAGGATTCAACCTCCAATCCTTATTCTCGCCAGAGCATGGCCTGTCAGCTCAGGGTGTAGATGGCGCTGCGCAGGATCACCAGCAAGATCAGCTTACGGGCCTACTGGTTTATAGTCTTTACGGTCCAGGCTTCGGTCCTAAGCTGGACGAATTGGATGCGATTTGCTTTGATTTGCCCGACATTGGTGTGCGTTTTTATACCTATATCTGGACACTTTCTTATCTGATGGAGGCTTGCTACGCACAGGACAAAAAGCTGGTTGTACTGGATCGTATCAATCCCTTGAGTGGGCATTTGGCACTGGCTGAAGGGCCAATGCTCAATGAAGCGGCGGCGAGTTCTTTTATTGGCCGCTGGTCCATCCCCATTCGGCATAGTCTTACGGTGGGGGAACTGGCCCGCTACTGGCAAGCGAGCCGGGGCATGCAAGGCCTTGATTTGGAAGTGATTCCATGCCAGGGCTGGCAGCGCGATTTTTTCTACCCAGCTACAGGAATACCCTTTGTGGCACCATCTCCTGCGATCAACCATCCGGCAACATTGCTGACTTATCCGGCCCTGTGTTTTATGGAAGGCCTCAACTTGAACGAGGGACGTGGGACGCCGTTCCCCTTTCAGCAATTTGCAGCTCCCTGGTTGGAGGCTTATTCGCTGATAGCGCATTTACAGCAATTGTCCCTCCCCGGCATTGTTTTTGAACCGGTAGCGTACACGCCATTCGAGGGGCGTTACAAAGGAGAATCCTGCTATGGCGTCTTTCTGAAAGTGACTGACCCTCAAATGTATTGCCCTGTGGCAACTGGTCTGGCGATCATCGCTATCTTGTGGCAGTTTTATGCCCACCAAGTCAAGGAGCATCCTTACCCCACACACGCCAACCCATCAGGGGCAGGGCATTTGGCATTATTGTTAGGCAATCCAGCGCTAGTCCGACACTTGCAGCAACAACCCGATGACGTATTACGGAACCTGAGGCAATGGACCGAGACGGGGAATTGGAAGGAGGTGGTCACTCCGTATTTGTTGTATTAGCACTCATTGATCTTTATTGGCCATGCCATCGTAGGGTATGAAATCCTGCCCTAGGGAGTGTCTACCGTCATTTGGATGTTTGGATGGATCAGACCTGATCGTACGAACACGATCATACGATCGGGCAGGCATGATCGTACCAACACGATCATACGATTGGGCAGGCCTGATCGTACCAACACGATCATACGATTTGGGAATCCTGATCGTACGAACACGATCATACGATCGGGCAGACCTGATCGTACCAATACGATCATACGATCATCAAGGCACCCCGTAAGACTGAAAATACACTTTCAAGAATACTGGCTGACATTCGGCTGGTTCTTAACACCAATCACAGCAGAGAAAAACAAGAATACTTGTCAAGTCCCAATATCCTTCTTAGTTTTAGGCTTGTTAAAAGTGGATGATGTTATGAAAAAACTATACTTCTTTTTTTTGTTGTTCTTGAGCCTCGCACTAGGAGCACAAAACACCGTAGGCTTGTTATCTTACCAGCCTACCAAGACCTTTGCAGGGTATAATTTGATCTATCCTCATAATCAACCCAATGTTTACCTCATCGATAATTGTGGTGAGGTGGTACACGTCTGGGAGGACGAGCCCAACTGGCGCCCCGGCAATACCGCTTATTTACTCGACGATGGCCGTTTGGTGAAGACCAAGCGCCAGGCCTCCGTAGCTGGCAATCCTATCTGGGCTGGTGGTGGTGGTGCTATTGTGGAGATTCGCTCTTGGGACAATGAGCTACTGTGGAGCTTCGAGCGTAACGATGAAAACAATCGCCTCCATCACGACATTGCCATCACCCCTCAAGGAACCATCCTGATGATTGCCTGGGAGAAGAAAACCATGGAAGAAGCCATGGCCGCCGGGCGCAGTCCTTTCTTGTTGAGTAACGGCGAACTTTGGCCTGATTATGTGCTGGAAGTAGATCCTGTTACCGACGAAATTATCTGGGAATGGCACGTTTGGGATCATCTGGTGCAGGATATTGACCCCGATATGGGCAATTATGGTGTAGTGGGAGAACGCCCTGAACGCGTGAACGTCAACTGGGATACCAGTGATGGTGCTGCCGATTGGATGCACACCAATGCCATTGACTATGACCCCCTCAATGACCAGATTGTCTTGTCTGTTCCTACTTTCCATGAGTTCTGGATCATCGACCATTCTACTTCAACAGCCCAGGCTGCTAGCTCTAATGGTGGCTTGAGTGGCCGTGGCGGTGACCTGATGTACCGTTGGGGTAACCCCGCTGCCTACCAGCAAGGCACTGAAGCGGATCAACAGCTGTTTTATCAGCACGATGTGCATTGGGTAGACGACTTGTTGCCAGTTACTCATCCCTATTACGGGAAAATAGCCCTCTTCAACAACCAGGTAGGAGCAGATTTTTCTACGGCTAATGTACTGAGCCCAGTATATGATATGTATGACGGTAACTTCCCAATGACCGGCAACACCTGGGGCCCAAGTGAGTTTGATGTAGTACTCCAACATCCAATACCTACCCAGCTGTATTCTACTGGTCTTTCGAGCGTTCAGTTTTTGCCCAATGGCAATGCCCTGATTATAGACGGCCGCCATGGCTATGCCTTTGAGCTTTCGCCCGACAACGAAGTGGTTTGGGAATACCTGGTGCCCTTAGCAGGAGGCCAGCCCGCTACGCAGGGAGATATCTTGGAAGTCAACAACAACCTGACATTCCGAATGACACGCTACCCCTTGGATTATGCGGCTTTCACCGATCGTGACCTAAGTTCCCAAGGCTGGATAGAGCAATCACCGGATTCAACTTTCTGTGATTTTATCCTCCCCACCAATGAATTAATGGCGGATTACCAACTGGAAATCTACCCAAATCCTACCAACGACCAGTTGACCATCGAATGGGAGGGCGGTATGATGATTGAGCTACGCTTACTCGACTTGCTGGGCCGCACGGTCTACCAAAGCAAAGAAAGCGGTGGCCGCTGTTATCTGTCTGCGAAAGATTGGCATTCAGGGATGTACATTGTGCAGATCAATGGCGTCTCGGTGAGTAAAGTGGTGGTGAGGTAGGGCAGTAGAACAAAGAGCTTGTTAGACGATCGGGATTCATTACCTTTCTCTAACAAGCTCTTTTATCAGTAGCTTATTCGACGATGTACACGTTGTAAACCCAACGCATATCGTCAAAGTCAACGTAGAACTGGTACCTGCCTCCTTGAGAATTCAGCATTGCTAAACGGATTCGACAAGCAATACCATCTTCATTGACGCAGTAGAAAGACAAGAATTCATCTCCGTCCTGATCATAGCTGGAGCCTTCCGCTTTCATCACGTTGTAGATTTGGGTCTCTGCCGAGTAAATGACAATTTGTTCGTGATCAATGTCGATAACAATGGGCATTTGGGTGGGCTCGAAGTCTGTCCAATTGCTCCAGTTGTAATTGTCTACCATGTACTGATAGGCAAACCCAGTGGTCTGCATGCTGATGACCTGACTAAAGGAAAAAGTACTGAAGAGTGAAAAAGCCAGGAATAATAGCGTTGATTTTGCACTAGATGCAGTCATTTTGAAATAAGAGTTTTAGTGGTAAATAGAAATTGATGAGCCCTCATTAGCCCAATAATAACAAACGCTTCCTCTTGAAAAGGAAGCGTTGAGCGTACGTTCTTGGTAGTAATTTCCTACTTAAAAAATTTGCTCAAGACAAATGTACGAAACGGTTCATATTGTCAAACTATAAATATATAAAGTACGTAGTTTTTTTGTGTTCTATGACCATGTTGTTTATGGTGTCGCAAAAACACAATAAGGAAACACTCCCGCGCCCTAATCAATCTGATATCTCATTTCACGAAGAACCTGCTAAAACAGTAGCAGCTATCACTTTCGGTGCTTGGGCAAATGATGAAAAAAATGAAAAACACAAAAGCGAATTAAAAGCAGCTTAGATGCTGAGGGGATTGCTTACACCAACCGCTTTTACCTTTTAGGATACAATGCGCCCTACGAAGTTTTTAATCGCAAAATGAGCTTATTGTTGAGTTAGCGTAACCTTGGTAAAAGACTCGCCACCGTTAGGTTCAGTTATAAGATCGGTTTAGGTCATAAATATTTAATATTCAGTTGTTTATTTCGTAGTAAATCAGTATATTGGAATTGGTTTTTAAATTTCTCTCTAACAATGCTTTTCCACTTCTTTCTGGAAATAGCAAACAAATCTCTCTTATGCAACGCATTCTAATCTATTTTTTTACTTTCCTACCTTTTGTTTTTCTTAATGCCCAGGCAGAACCTTGGAACTGCGGTTTACAATCTGCCCCCCCCCCGCAGGAATAGTCCAAGGGGGATGTATTAACGACACCCCTTATGATGATATTCCAATTTACCGACCTTATAACCAAGCTATTCCAGTGCTAAAAGTAAAGGTCAATTTCATCTTTTGGGAACATGAAACACCCCTTGTAGAACCCGATGGTAGTAGCAGCTACGGCAATTTTGATCTTTCTGATCCCGATGAGGCTCAATTCATTGATAATATGATTGCTGATATGAATGCCAGGATAAGAGACATCAACATACCTAACAATAACAATTGTCTGGTAGCGACAGATTCGGATTTCGGGCAACATCTCCCGGATGCTCGCATCGAGTTCGATGTAGAGAAATATGTGATTCGGGATAGCTACTTGTGGAATATTCAAAACGCAACCGATGGGGCGTTTTATTGTCCCACTGCCTGGGCGGCAGAATATACGGATCGAGCCTTTCAGAAACTGGCACAAGCTGGTGTACGTGATGGTATTCACGTATTCTTTGGCCAGGAAGGTACTCCGTACCAGCGTTTATTGGTGGATGGAGATGTGAGTATTGTTAATGGTAATTTCAGTTCTTTCGCCAGCTCCACAGACTGCTCTGAATTTCCGGGAGAGCAGGGCAACCTGAATCAGCGCCAACGTGTTGCAATGACCAATGAGTATTTAGCATATCGCTTTAAACAACTTGCTGATTCAGACCCAAACGATGGAATGGTTTCTTTTTATGATTTTTATAATGCTTCCAGGGTTACTGTTCATGAGCTAGGCCACTCTCTTTCTTTAGGCCATGTACAAACTTGCGATGAGAACATTATGCACGACCTTGAAGACAATGGTGCAGGACCAAGAAATTTCCTGACACCTACCCAATTGGGAGAAATGCACCGTTCGCTCTATATAGAAAGTGCCCGGCAACACGTAGTTTGTGAAATAGGAGGCGTACAACCTCGCTATATTGTTGATGACCAGACGTGGGCATTTGATACCAAAATGTATTCAGATTTGGTCTTGGAACCAGGAGCTAGTCTCACCATTTGTGGTAATCTTTACATGCCTGATGGTGGGAGAATTATCGTGAAAAATGGTGCCCGCTTGATTATTGATGGCGGACTTGTTTCCCTAAACAGAGAAGAATACGAAAACTGTCCTGACGCGTTTTGGCAAGGAATATTTGTGATTGGTAACCCTGACAGAATTCATGCCAATGTAGATGTCTTCAACCTCCTGCCTGATGATCCAGGGGTGGTACTGCTAAGTAACCAGGCCACTCTGGAACGCGCTCGTGTAGCTATTACTGCTGCTAACGATTTTCGGAGGGCTGGAACTCCACCGCCACCGGGACAACCTTCTCCAGCGACTCCGGAGACGGCGCTTTATGGCGGAATTGTGCAGGCTGAAAATGCAATATTCAGAAACAACATTATAGGCGTAAGTATTGCAAATTATGGCTTTGACAACGCTTCCTTCTTCAGTGGATGCCAGTTCTTCTCCGATGACGAATCTGCCCGATTCGGGGTAATGGTGCACCGGAGCCGAAACATCGATTTCAACGACTGCACTTTTAGTCAGATCAATGGGACAGGAATCAGCGTAAACAACGGCCAGGTCAACGTACTACGAGGCAACACTTTTTCTGATTCCGACTACGGCATCTATGGAGTAGGTTTTGATCCATTGGGCGAAACCATTATTGTAGGTGCAGAGGACGAAGACCTTAATCGGAACGAGTTCAATACCAATGGGGTAGGCATCTATGCCGGAGGCGTTTATAACATTGAAATTTATTCTAATGATTTTCGCAATAACAACTTCGGCGTAAATATTAGTGGTGAAACGGGCTTTTTCATTAAAGGTAATGACTACGAAGATCATATTGTTGCTGAAAATTATGAGAACACGGGAGAAATTAATATCAACAAATCGGAATGCAATAATTACCAAGATGCCGGCTACGGCCTGCGCTTCCTGGGTGATAATCTCAGCGTAGCTTTTGATGGCAATAATTTCGAGCGAGTAGACCTCAGTCAGGGTAACTTTCCAAATATTGATGTCTATTTACGGGAAGGAACACAAAATGGCAATACGGTGCTGGGGCGCCTCAAGACCCAGGGATCTACCTCTAATGGTGCCGAAAATGATTTTAGCGGATTCGGCTTTATTCCCGACAACTCCCCTGACATCAGAACCAAAACCAGCTCATTTGCTGGACAATATCTTACGGAGCAGTTCTTTTATTATTCGCCTATCGTAGCTCACCAGGATTTTGTGCCAGCATGTAGCTTGAATAACCCTTGTACCGGAGAAGTAAATAATTTTTATCATTTCTTTATCACGGAACCAGTTATCGATACCCCTTGTGGCACCGATGGTTTCACCGGAGACGGCAACGAATGCACCAGTAAAGAATGCCTGAACAGTTATAATAACAATTTGGCAACGGTTGCAGCCAACTGGGATAACAACGCTCGAAGTGGAATACTGAACCTGATTAACAGCGGACAAACCTTCCAGAGTGCGCAGCATCTTAACGCGGCTAGTCCACTGGTATCGGAAGAGGTGCTTACTGCTTTGGTGCAATCCAATAATTTCACTACAGCAGCCAAAGCTCAGTTACTGGCCGCCAACGTTCCCTTGAGTTCTTCCTTACTCGCACTGGCCCAGTCTACACTGAGTAGCAGCCAATGGAATCAGCTACTATACAAGCAGCAGCAGGAGCCCCACAGTGCCAGAGTCATGCAAATATTGCAGTACCAACAAGCAGAGCAGCGTAAAAATCAAGCACTACTGGCTACTGCCAGCTATTTATATAGCCACGGGACAGTTAGTGATGCGGTGGATGTGCTGGTTCAGGATGGTACACGCCTGGCAAAGCGCGCTTTGATTAGCCTGTATCTCAAAGAAGGCAATCAGGTAGCAGTAGCCAATGTCTTGGCGGCTTATCCCACCGTGACAAGTTCTGACCAAGAATACCACTACGTGATAGATGCAGCTATATTAATGGTCAATGAGCAGGCTTTAACCACTGGTCTGGAAGCTGACCTTTTGGCTGTTGCGGAGGAGGAAGGCCCATTCTCTGGCTATGCACAATCTATCCTGCTTGAAAGTCACAACAAGCTGTTTAGCCCTGATTTGCCTATCCCTGCTTTGCAGGCCTTGCAAGCCGAACCGATCACCGAACAGCCCTCTGCTTCGATGATGACCACTAAAGCAACGGATTTGGAAACCCGCGAACACTTGCTGATTAGCCCCAACCCGGCGAGTAATTCCGTAACAATTGAGTTTCCTACATCACAGGCGTCTGTTCCTTTAGAGCTAATAGATCTGCAAGGGAGGATCATCTTCTCGACGCTGTTCACCGACAAACAACAGATCAACCTACAGGGACTCCCGGAAGGATTGGTGCTCGTTCGCTTGCATCTGCCTGATCGGGTCGTTTCCCAAAAGCTTCTTATTCAAAAATAATTGATTATCCCTAGCGTAGCCCTTTTGCAATGCAGCAAAAGGGCTACTACTAAATAGCTTACCATGCATAAGATAATGCTCTATTTCTTTTACCTTTTTTCGTATACCTTAATCGCTCAACCTACTTTTGATCATCATT is a window from the Lewinella sp. LCG006 genome containing:
- a CDS encoding exo-beta-N-acetylmuramidase NamZ domain-containing protein, whose amino-acid sequence is MKELVYNGIDHLLKADLSLTKSSRWGLVTNDAALTLEGEPTRTALLKQGFNLQSLFSPEHGLSAQGVDGAAQDHQQDQLTGLLVYSLYGPGFGPKLDELDAICFDLPDIGVRFYTYIWTLSYLMEACYAQDKKLVVLDRINPLSGHLALAEGPMLNEAAASSFIGRWSIPIRHSLTVGELARYWQASRGMQGLDLEVIPCQGWQRDFFYPATGIPFVAPSPAINHPATLLTYPALCFMEGLNLNEGRGTPFPFQQFAAPWLEAYSLIAHLQQLSLPGIVFEPVAYTPFEGRYKGESCYGVFLKVTDPQMYCPVATGLAIIAILWQFYAHQVKEHPYPTHANPSGAGHLALLLGNPALVRHLQQQPDDVLRNLRQWTETGNWKEVVTPYLLY
- a CDS encoding aryl-sulfate sulfotransferase, which produces MKKLYFFFLLFLSLALGAQNTVGLLSYQPTKTFAGYNLIYPHNQPNVYLIDNCGEVVHVWEDEPNWRPGNTAYLLDDGRLVKTKRQASVAGNPIWAGGGGAIVEIRSWDNELLWSFERNDENNRLHHDIAITPQGTILMIAWEKKTMEEAMAAGRSPFLLSNGELWPDYVLEVDPVTDEIIWEWHVWDHLVQDIDPDMGNYGVVGERPERVNVNWDTSDGAADWMHTNAIDYDPLNDQIVLSVPTFHEFWIIDHSTSTAQAASSNGGLSGRGGDLMYRWGNPAAYQQGTEADQQLFYQHDVHWVDDLLPVTHPYYGKIALFNNQVGADFSTANVLSPVYDMYDGNFPMTGNTWGPSEFDVVLQHPIPTQLYSTGLSSVQFLPNGNALIIDGRHGYAFELSPDNEVVWEYLVPLAGGQPATQGDILEVNNNLTFRMTRYPLDYAAFTDRDLSSQGWIEQSPDSTFCDFILPTNELMADYQLEIYPNPTNDQLTIEWEGGMMIELRLLDLLGRTVYQSKESGGRCYLSAKDWHSGMYIVQINGVSVSKVVVR
- a CDS encoding heme-binding protein, which translates into the protein MSNYKYIKYVVFLCSMTMLFMVSQKHNKETLPRPNQSDISFHEEPAKTVAAITFGAWANDEKNEKHKSELKAA
- a CDS encoding T9SS type A sorting domain-containing protein — encoded protein: MLKVKVNFIFWEHETPLVEPDGSSSYGNFDLSDPDEAQFIDNMIADMNARIRDINIPNNNNCLVATDSDFGQHLPDARIEFDVEKYVIRDSYLWNIQNATDGAFYCPTAWAAEYTDRAFQKLAQAGVRDGIHVFFGQEGTPYQRLLVDGDVSIVNGNFSSFASSTDCSEFPGEQGNLNQRQRVAMTNEYLAYRFKQLADSDPNDGMVSFYDFYNASRVTVHELGHSLSLGHVQTCDENIMHDLEDNGAGPRNFLTPTQLGEMHRSLYIESARQHVVCEIGGVQPRYIVDDQTWAFDTKMYSDLVLEPGASLTICGNLYMPDGGRIIVKNGARLIIDGGLVSLNREEYENCPDAFWQGIFVIGNPDRIHANVDVFNLLPDDPGVVLLSNQATLERARVAITAANDFRRAGTPPPPGQPSPATPETALYGGIVQAENAIFRNNIIGVSIANYGFDNASFFSGCQFFSDDESARFGVMVHRSRNIDFNDCTFSQINGTGISVNNGQVNVLRGNTFSDSDYGIYGVGFDPLGETIIVGAEDEDLNRNEFNTNGVGIYAGGVYNIEIYSNDFRNNNFGVNISGETGFFIKGNDYEDHIVAENYENTGEININKSECNNYQDAGYGLRFLGDNLSVAFDGNNFERVDLSQGNFPNIDVYLREGTQNGNTVLGRLKTQGSTSNGAENDFSGFGFIPDNSPDIRTKTSSFAGQYLTEQFFYYSPIVAHQDFVPACSLNNPCTGEVNNFYHFFITEPVIDTPCGTDGFTGDGNECTSKECLNSYNNNLATVAANWDNNARSGILNLINSGQTFQSAQHLNAASPLVSEEVLTALVQSNNFTTAAKAQLLAANVPLSSSLLALAQSTLSSSQWNQLLYKQQQEPHSARVMQILQYQQAEQRKNQALLATASYLYSHGTVSDAVDVLVQDGTRLAKRALISLYLKEGNQVAVANVLAAYPTVTSSDQEYHYVIDAAILMVNEQALTTGLEADLLAVAEEEGPFSGYAQSILLESHNKLFSPDLPIPALQALQAEPITEQPSASMMTTKATDLETREHLLISPNPASNSVTIEFPTSQASVPLELIDLQGRIIFSTLFTDKQQINLQGLPEGLVLVRLHLPDRVVSQKLLIQK